The proteins below come from a single Streptomyces sp. MRC013 genomic window:
- the rplW gene encoding 50S ribosomal protein L23, producing the protein MTEAVVTSKTFTDPRDILVKPVVSEKSYALLDENKYTFVVDPRANKTQIKQAVEAVFSVKVTGVNTINRQGKRKRTRTGYGKRANTKRAIVTLAEGNRIDIFGGPTA; encoded by the coding sequence AGGCCGTCGTCACCAGCAAGACCTTCACGGACCCGCGCGACATTCTCGTCAAGCCGGTCGTCTCCGAGAAGAGCTACGCGCTGCTGGACGAGAACAAGTACACGTTCGTCGTCGACCCGCGCGCCAACAAGACCCAGATCAAGCAGGCCGTCGAGGCGGTCTTCTCGGTCAAGGTCACCGGGGTCAACACGATCAACCGGCAGGGCAAGCGCAAGCGCACCCGCACCGGCTACGGCAAGCGCGCCAACACCAAGCGCGCCATCGTGACCCTTGCCGAGGGCAACCGTATCGACATCTTCGGCGGTCCGACCGCCTAA